In the Candidatus Electrothrix sp. GW3-4 genome, one interval contains:
- a CDS encoding DUF1887 family CARF protein: MALFRCSKCGHLREVSNDYQGKSVKCPHCKTPSPIYDTVAFVTKVIEQFVAQKKELQQLRSQVDPQASQDASTPEENESLQSLSEVDIYNTAELKSKQQYEPIVKFFQERHVQVNVNQQALDTTGFFDEVAVQLGDHYDTLRLVSDKIKYIQRKGYTTVKLTLNKKSQKDIKVITQFCKDLYDYSFVAKYFYQKQEKIVRLTLQTAPKIVNFFNGEWMEWFVFMKLLDFFREKDIPVACLRNLSVIFQNEDQHELDVFFLINGTIPLCIECKTGEFRKDIEKYSVLKKRLKLDDGQFLICAVGLSDKQSQGLTSMYDVSFVNEKNFIQQIEEITSRTGLG; encoded by the coding sequence ATGGCCCTCTTTCGGTGTAGCAAATGTGGACATCTTCGGGAAGTTTCTAATGATTATCAGGGGAAATCTGTAAAATGTCCTCACTGCAAAACACCGAGTCCCATTTATGATACCGTCGCCTTTGTTACAAAGGTTATTGAACAGTTTGTGGCTCAGAAAAAAGAGTTGCAGCAATTACGCAGTCAGGTTGATCCACAAGCATCTCAGGATGCATCAACCCCAGAAGAAAATGAGTCGCTTCAATCTTTATCTGAGGTTGATATTTACAATACTGCTGAGCTTAAAAGCAAACAGCAATATGAACCGATAGTGAAGTTTTTTCAAGAGCGTCATGTTCAGGTTAATGTTAACCAGCAGGCTCTTGATACCACCGGTTTTTTCGATGAGGTTGCAGTGCAGCTGGGAGATCATTATGACACGCTCAGGCTTGTAAGTGATAAAATTAAATACATCCAGCGGAAAGGGTATACAACGGTTAAACTCACACTCAATAAAAAAAGCCAAAAAGATATTAAGGTCATAACTCAATTCTGCAAGGATTTGTATGACTACTCGTTTGTTGCCAAATATTTTTATCAAAAGCAGGAAAAGATCGTTCGGTTGACGCTGCAAACTGCGCCTAAAATAGTGAACTTCTTTAACGGAGAATGGATGGAGTGGTTTGTCTTTATGAAGCTGTTGGATTTTTTCCGTGAAAAGGACATTCCTGTTGCCTGTCTTCGTAATCTCTCTGTGATTTTTCAAAACGAAGACCAGCATGAACTTGATGTATTTTTTCTTATCAACGGTACCATACCGCTATGCATTGAGTGCAAGACCGGAGAATTTCGCAAGGATATTGAGAAATACTCCGTCTTGAAGAAACGCCTGAAGCTTGATGACGGCCAGTTTCTGATTTGTGCTGTGGGGTTGAGTGACAAACAGAGCCAAGGGTTGACGAGCATGTATGATGTGAGCTTTGTGAATGAAAAGAATTTTATTCAACAGATAGAAGAGATTACATCACGTACTGGTTTGGGTTAA
- a CDS encoding DUF615 domain-containing protein: MKLSRSEQKRRIKQVEELVQELAVLPAGLLGELPVDEEVRQLFLEVAGLKAGSRKRQIKYITKLLRDEPNEELYAFLRKRKGTELQKKKQFHELEYLRDILVEEAIVARRAAKAEYMDLTEDWSSKVVKDIAVELPSVDQHELHRLAFLFAMSRNKQHSREIFRLLQATQEREAMGRKMAEE; the protein is encoded by the coding sequence ATGAAGCTGAGTAGATCTGAGCAAAAGCGCAGGATAAAGCAGGTCGAAGAACTGGTGCAAGAGTTGGCTGTTCTTCCAGCAGGTCTGTTGGGTGAACTCCCTGTGGATGAGGAGGTTCGGCAGCTCTTTCTCGAGGTCGCAGGTCTTAAAGCTGGCTCGAGAAAACGACAGATCAAGTATATTACCAAGCTTCTTCGTGATGAGCCGAACGAGGAACTCTATGCCTTTTTGCGAAAGCGCAAGGGCACAGAGCTGCAAAAGAAAAAACAGTTCCATGAGCTTGAGTACCTGCGGGATATCCTTGTTGAGGAGGCTATTGTAGCTCGGCGTGCAGCCAAGGCAGAGTATATGGATTTAACCGAGGATTGGTCGTCCAAGGTGGTGAAGGATATTGCTGTTGAACTGCCTTCTGTGGATCAACATGAACTGCATCGTTTAGCCTTCCTCTTTGCCATGAGCCGGAATAAGCAGCATAGCCGTGAGATTTTTCGCCTCCTGCAAGCGACCCAGGAGCGGGAGGCCATGGGCAGGAAGATGGCAGAGGAATAA
- the coaBC gene encoding bifunctional phosphopantothenoylcysteine decarboxylase/phosphopantothenate--cysteine ligase CoaBC: protein MQGRKILFGITGSVAAFKVAGWVSSLVKEDAQVTVMMTEAATHFVTPLTFGALSGHQVYTDMFSIGAEEMMAHITLSGDADAILIAPATAQTIARLAQGMADNLLSAAVLAAAAPVVVCPAMNTKMLAHPATQRNLATLQELGYLIVEPESGSLACGEVGSGRLAEWETVREVLQRLFAEQDLTQQQVLITAGPTREALDPARYLSNRSSGKMGYALARTARRRGAQVTLISGPTNLPVPPEVNLILVQTAAEMAEAVREHAPAAHIIIKAAAVADFRPKEVASLKIKKQDADLQLDLVPNQDILATLGRERRSDQILIGFAAESNNHEDEGRRKLEAKKADMIVVNDILGKRTGFDVDTNQVTLITRDGAEQLALLSKEETANSIWDKVMTLGKVAKNEAE, encoded by the coding sequence ATGCAGGGACGAAAGATTCTCTTTGGGATAACCGGCTCTGTTGCCGCCTTTAAAGTAGCTGGTTGGGTGAGTTCTCTGGTGAAGGAGGATGCACAAGTGACGGTGATGATGACGGAAGCCGCCACGCACTTTGTCACTCCCCTGACCTTTGGCGCGCTTTCTGGCCATCAGGTCTACACAGACATGTTCAGTATCGGCGCTGAGGAGATGATGGCCCACATCACCTTGTCAGGTGATGCTGATGCGATCCTAATTGCCCCGGCAACTGCCCAGACCATTGCCCGCTTGGCGCAGGGTATGGCCGATAATCTGCTCTCTGCCGCTGTCCTTGCCGCAGCTGCTCCGGTTGTTGTTTGCCCTGCAATGAATACCAAGATGCTTGCCCATCCCGCCACCCAACGTAACCTCGCAACTTTACAGGAACTGGGCTACCTCATAGTAGAACCGGAAAGTGGCTCCTTGGCCTGCGGCGAGGTTGGCTCTGGTCGTTTGGCAGAATGGGAGACCGTGCGAGAGGTTTTACAGAGGCTTTTTGCGGAGCAGGATTTGACCCAACAACAGGTGCTGATCACAGCGGGCCCAACCAGAGAGGCCTTGGACCCAGCCCGTTATTTGAGCAATCGTTCCAGCGGAAAAATGGGCTATGCCCTGGCTCGAACGGCGAGGCGGCGGGGGGCTCAAGTGACCTTGATCTCCGGCCCGACAAATCTTCCTGTTCCTCCTGAAGTCAATTTGATTTTGGTGCAGACAGCCGCAGAAATGGCCGAAGCCGTGAGAGAACATGCTCCTGCTGCCCATATCATTATCAAGGCAGCGGCTGTGGCTGATTTTCGGCCGAAAGAGGTTGCTTCGCTGAAAATTAAAAAGCAAGACGCAGACCTTCAGCTTGACCTGGTTCCTAATCAGGATATTCTGGCAACCTTGGGCAGAGAGCGGCGATCAGATCAGATCCTGATTGGCTTTGCTGCTGAAAGCAATAATCACGAGGACGAAGGGCGACGCAAGCTCGAAGCCAAAAAGGCTGATATGATAGTGGTTAACGATATTCTTGGCAAACGAACTGGCTTTGATGTAGATACCAATCAGGTTACGCTGATTACGCGAGATGGTGCAGAACAGCTCGCTCTTCTTTCCAAGGAAGAAACCGCAAACAGTATTTGGGATAAAGTTATGACCTTGGGCAAGGTGGCAAAGAATGAAGCTGAGTAG
- a CDS encoding nitroreductase family protein: MEQHIQQAIKERRSIREFSEKSVELELLHKIIFAGIWAPSGLNNQPWRFVTIQDDEISARLAPLTHYAHIVEAAPALIAVYLDQEKMYDSVKDHQAAGACIQNMLLAAHELGLGAVWLGQILKNKEQVNGVLQLSDQYDLMAVVALGYPLHRNQQSQRLPLADFILHEFGGTAP, encoded by the coding sequence ATGGAACAGCATATTCAGCAAGCAATTAAAGAACGACGCAGTATTCGTGAATTCAGCGAGAAATCAGTAGAACTGGAACTGCTCCATAAGATTATTTTCGCAGGTATCTGGGCGCCATCTGGATTGAATAACCAGCCTTGGCGATTTGTCACGATCCAGGATGATGAAATTTCCGCCCGCCTTGCTCCTCTAACCCATTATGCCCATATTGTTGAAGCGGCACCGGCGCTTATTGCTGTTTACCTTGATCAGGAAAAGATGTATGATTCCGTCAAGGATCATCAGGCCGCAGGTGCATGTATTCAGAATATGCTCCTTGCCGCGCACGAGCTGGGGCTTGGAGCAGTTTGGCTTGGTCAGATTCTTAAAAATAAAGAGCAGGTCAATGGCGTCCTGCAGCTCAGTGATCAATACGACCTTATGGCTGTTGTAGCTTTAGGGTATCCATTACACAGAAACCAGCAATCCCAACGATTACCGCTGGCAGATTTTATCTTACACGAATTTGGAGGAACCGCCCCATGA
- a CDS encoding TatD family hydrolase — protein MKKRTLPPALSPGYGLIDSHCHLDMEACQDDIEDIIRCAEQGQVHTIITIGIDLASSQRAVELADTYPGVYASVGIHPHDAEEGDDIVYQQLKELATSEKVVAYGEIGLDYAKQYAPVERQRLEFARQLALAKELDLPIIIHDREAHEDTVQIIREHGPFPAGGVMHCFSGDTAFAHQVLDLGLHISIPGIVTFNKASELQKVAQKIPLDRMLLETDAPFLTPAPFRGKPNRPEYLLYTAAKVATLRGISIDEVAQQTSQNTKQLFSLPDQEGE, from the coding sequence ATGAAAAAAAGAACCCTGCCGCCTGCCCTCTCTCCTGGATATGGCCTGATCGACTCACATTGTCATCTTGACATGGAAGCCTGTCAGGATGATATTGAAGATATTATTCGTTGCGCCGAACAAGGGCAGGTGCATACAATCATCACCATCGGCATTGACCTTGCCAGCTCTCAACGGGCCGTTGAACTCGCCGATACCTATCCCGGAGTCTATGCCTCTGTTGGTATTCACCCACACGATGCAGAAGAAGGGGATGATATCGTTTATCAACAGCTGAAAGAATTGGCCACCTCTGAAAAGGTGGTCGCCTACGGAGAGATAGGCCTTGATTATGCCAAGCAATATGCACCTGTGGAACGCCAGCGCTTGGAATTCGCCCGCCAACTCGCACTTGCCAAGGAATTAGACCTGCCGATCATCATTCATGACCGGGAGGCCCATGAAGACACCGTACAGATCATCAGGGAACATGGACCATTCCCAGCAGGCGGTGTGATGCATTGTTTTTCTGGAGACACGGCCTTTGCCCATCAGGTACTCGATCTAGGCTTACATATTTCTATACCCGGTATCGTCACCTTTAACAAGGCCTCGGAGCTCCAAAAGGTTGCCCAGAAAATCCCCTTAGATCGAATGCTGCTGGAGACTGACGCTCCTTTCCTCACCCCTGCCCCTTTTCGAGGCAAGCCGAATCGCCCTGAATATCTTCTCTACACGGCTGCAAAGGTGGCAACGTTGCGAGGCATTTCAATCGATGAGGTTGCTCAACAGACCTCGCAGAATACCAAGCAGCTCTTTTCCTTACCCGATCAAGAGGGCGAGTAA
- a CDS encoding YggS family pyridoxal phosphate-dependent enzyme, translated as MICANLERIRSIIQKTARDCGRDPQEIKLVAVSKRMPAEMIAAAHQCEQMLFGENYLQDAAAKISQLPSSLRWHFIGHLQSNKAKTAAELFQMIETVDRPKIAQALDRQAGFFQKKLDILIQVNVGREPQKSGVLPEDASDLLRAMQPLTNLRVRGLMTMPPYGREAEASRPWFQALKKLSVELAGTNSFYDNKAVELSMGMSGDFKVAIEEGATLVRVGTAIFGERPR; from the coding sequence ATGATCTGTGCCAATCTGGAACGAATACGATCGATTATTCAAAAAACAGCCAGAGACTGTGGGAGAGATCCTCAGGAGATCAAGCTCGTTGCTGTCTCAAAACGTATGCCCGCCGAGATGATCGCAGCAGCGCATCAATGCGAGCAAATGCTGTTCGGGGAAAACTATCTTCAAGATGCTGCAGCAAAAATCAGCCAGTTACCTTCTTCCCTACGCTGGCATTTTATCGGCCATTTGCAGAGCAATAAGGCGAAAACGGCTGCTGAGCTCTTTCAGATGATAGAGACGGTTGATCGACCAAAAATTGCCCAAGCTCTGGATCGTCAGGCAGGTTTCTTCCAGAAAAAGCTTGATATCCTGATCCAGGTGAATGTAGGAAGGGAACCGCAAAAATCCGGGGTACTCCCCGAAGATGCAAGCGATCTCCTCCGAGCTATGCAGCCCCTGACAAACCTGCGCGTACGCGGATTAATGACCATGCCTCCCTACGGACGCGAGGCCGAGGCAAGCCGTCCATGGTTTCAAGCCTTGAAAAAATTATCTGTGGAACTTGCAGGTACAAACAGTTTTTATGACAATAAGGCTGTTGAGCTTTCTATGGGTATGTCAGGTGACTTCAAAGTTGCCATTGAGGAAGGCGCAACCTTGGTTCGAGTTGGCACGGCGATCTTTGGCGAAAGGCCGCGGTAA
- a CDS encoding UDP-glucose/GDP-mannose dehydrogenase family protein: MKIAMIGTGYVGLVTGTCFAEFGHHVTCVDKLEEKIQTLKAGDIPIYEPGLDTMVTKNAREGRLRFTTDLADAVPDAEAIFIAVGTPTSRRGDGYADLTYIYAAAKEIAEHLEGYTVIVDKSTVPVGTARQVARIIKETNPEADFDVASNPEFLREGAAIADFMHPDRVVIGIESERSEQVLREIYQPLYLRDTPIVSTTIETAELTKYAANAFLAVKISFINEIASVCEAVDANVIDLAKGIGMDGRIGSKFLHPGPGYGGSCFPKDTLALMRLVQEYGESLRIVEAAVEVNAAQKARMVKKIRDALGGSEAGKTLAVLGLTFKPETDDMRDAPVLSILPALLEKGAKIKAHDPKGVEEAKKYLPEGIDYMDDTYETCAGADAVILMTEWNQYRALDLEKLKVKMKTPIFIDLRNVYDPTSLKNSGFSYVGVGRK; encoded by the coding sequence ATGAAGATAGCAATGATTGGAACAGGTTATGTTGGATTAGTGACCGGAACCTGCTTTGCCGAGTTCGGCCATCACGTTACCTGCGTCGATAAACTTGAGGAGAAGATCCAGACCCTCAAGGCAGGGGACATCCCTATTTATGAACCAGGGCTGGATACTATGGTGACAAAAAATGCTCGTGAAGGACGCCTCCGGTTTACCACGGATTTAGCAGACGCTGTCCCTGATGCAGAGGCGATTTTTATCGCCGTGGGGACTCCAACCTCCCGAAGAGGTGACGGATACGCCGACCTGACCTATATCTACGCAGCAGCCAAGGAAATTGCTGAACACCTTGAAGGCTACACCGTTATTGTCGACAAGAGCACTGTACCCGTCGGAACTGCCCGTCAAGTAGCCAGAATAATCAAAGAAACAAACCCGGAAGCGGATTTCGATGTGGCTTCAAACCCTGAATTTCTCCGAGAGGGTGCGGCCATTGCCGATTTCATGCATCCAGACAGAGTCGTTATTGGGATTGAGTCAGAACGTTCTGAGCAGGTATTGCGGGAGATATATCAGCCCCTGTATCTGCGTGACACACCCATTGTCAGCACCACCATAGAGACAGCAGAACTCACAAAATATGCGGCGAATGCCTTTCTTGCCGTGAAGATAAGCTTCATTAACGAAATAGCTTCTGTCTGCGAGGCCGTAGATGCAAATGTCATAGATCTTGCTAAGGGAATCGGTATGGATGGCAGGATCGGCAGCAAGTTCCTCCACCCCGGTCCCGGCTATGGCGGATCCTGCTTTCCCAAGGATACCCTGGCTCTGATGCGCCTTGTTCAAGAGTATGGCGAGAGCCTGCGTATTGTTGAGGCGGCTGTGGAGGTCAATGCAGCGCAAAAGGCACGAATGGTCAAGAAAATCAGAGATGCCCTTGGTGGCTCAGAAGCGGGAAAAACGCTCGCCGTCCTTGGCCTTACCTTTAAGCCTGAAACCGATGACATGCGCGATGCACCGGTTCTGAGCATCCTGCCTGCCCTGCTGGAAAAAGGAGCAAAGATAAAAGCCCATGACCCAAAAGGAGTCGAAGAGGCGAAAAAATATCTTCCAGAAGGTATCGACTATATGGATGACACGTACGAAACCTGTGCAGGAGCAGACGCTGTCATACTGATGACAGAATGGAATCAATACAGGGCCTTGGACCTCGAGAAATTGAAAGTAAAAATGAAGACGCCGATCTTTATAGATCTACGTAATGTGTATGACCCAACGAGTCTAAAAAATTCGGGCTTCAGTTACGTCGGCGTAGGAAGGAAATAA
- a CDS encoding PxxKW family cysteine-rich protein has translation MQTSKAVNYSDGPFQPIIEKCDGCDRIVKENSSQYCKTYVNPAAKWRLGICNFATHAKPEIEVVTVRVNPLKAAKRANSKRRGK, from the coding sequence ATGCAGACCAGTAAAGCCGTAAATTATAGCGATGGTCCCTTTCAGCCGATTATAGAGAAATGCGATGGTTGTGATCGTATCGTTAAAGAAAACAGCAGTCAGTATTGTAAAACATACGTTAATCCAGCAGCTAAATGGCGGCTGGGTATATGTAATTTTGCCACCCATGCAAAACCGGAAATCGAGGTGGTCACGGTACGAGTTAACCCGCTGAAGGCAGCAAAACGGGCAAATTCTAAGCGAAGAGGAAAATAA
- a CDS encoding type II secretion system F family protein, whose protein sequence is MPVYVWKGTNTLGNKIKGEIEAGNEAAVLGQLKRLRIQNPTVKEKPKDLFANVPFLQPKVTGKDIVVFTRQMSTMIDAGLPLVQSLQILSKQQENPSFKRALLEIVNDVETGTTLADGMRKHPKCFDPLFANMIEAGEIGGILDTILSRLADFKEKSMALQKKIKGAMTYPVICLGIAVLILAVILIFVIPVFQEMFASMGGALPGPTQLVVDMSEFAKSNFLYMIMAVFAMVFAFKKIYATEKGKLKIDGMLLHAPVAGVLIRKVAVAKFTRTLSTMLESGVPILDALQVVAKTAGNKVIEQAVFHVADSIAEGRPIAEPLEESGVFPNMVVQMINVGESVGALDAMLEKIADFYDEEVDQAVENLTAMIEPFMMVFLGGTIGGLVVAMYLPIFTMADSL, encoded by the coding sequence ATGCCTGTCTACGTTTGGAAAGGAACAAATACACTGGGCAATAAAATTAAGGGTGAGATTGAGGCGGGCAATGAAGCTGCTGTTCTTGGCCAGCTCAAACGTTTACGCATCCAAAACCCAACAGTGAAAGAAAAACCCAAGGATTTATTTGCTAACGTTCCGTTTTTGCAACCAAAGGTCACAGGAAAGGACATCGTTGTCTTTACTCGCCAGATGTCCACCATGATTGACGCTGGACTTCCCCTGGTACAAAGCCTGCAAATTCTCTCTAAACAGCAGGAGAATCCGAGCTTTAAACGCGCTCTCCTTGAGATTGTCAATGATGTGGAAACAGGGACAACCCTTGCCGACGGCATGCGTAAGCATCCGAAATGTTTTGACCCCCTTTTTGCGAACATGATTGAGGCAGGCGAGATTGGTGGTATTCTGGATACTATCTTAAGTCGACTGGCGGACTTCAAGGAAAAATCCATGGCCCTGCAGAAAAAAATCAAGGGCGCCATGACCTATCCGGTAATATGCCTTGGCATTGCTGTCCTTATCCTCGCGGTTATCCTGATCTTTGTTATCCCGGTTTTCCAGGAAATGTTTGCCAGTATGGGTGGCGCCCTCCCTGGACCAACCCAGCTTGTTGTTGATATGAGTGAATTTGCCAAGTCCAATTTTCTCTACATGATTATGGCCGTCTTTGCGATGGTCTTTGCCTTTAAAAAGATCTATGCCACTGAAAAGGGCAAGCTCAAAATAGACGGTATGCTTCTCCATGCCCCGGTAGCAGGAGTACTGATCCGCAAGGTCGCTGTAGCCAAGTTTACCCGAACCCTCAGTACCATGCTGGAGAGTGGTGTCCCTATCCTTGATGCCTTGCAGGTTGTGGCGAAAACAGCAGGTAACAAGGTCATTGAGCAGGCTGTTTTTCATGTGGCTGATTCTATCGCTGAAGGTCGACCAATTGCCGAGCCACTGGAAGAATCCGGCGTATTTCCCAACATGGTTGTTCAGATGATCAATGTTGGTGAGTCGGTCGGTGCGCTTGACGCGATGCTGGAAAAAATCGCTGATTTTTATGATGAAGAGGTTGATCAGGCAGTAGAGAACCTTACCGCTATGATTGAGCCCTTCATGATGGTTTTCTTAGGTGGCACAATCGGTGGTTTAGTTGTGGCCATGTATCTTCCTATTTTTACAATGGCCGATTCGCTCTAA
- a CDS encoding integration host factor subunit alpha, whose amino-acid sequence MTLTKANLVQEVYQQHPGLTKAQATDSVETFITLVKESLISGDDLLLSGFGKFNVKDKRPRRGRNPQTGDELILDARRVITFKPSGILRNKING is encoded by the coding sequence ATGACATTGACAAAAGCAAACCTCGTGCAAGAGGTTTATCAGCAGCATCCTGGGCTGACCAAGGCCCAGGCAACAGATTCCGTAGAAACGTTTATCACGTTGGTTAAAGAGTCACTGATCAGCGGAGATGATCTTCTTCTGAGTGGGTTTGGCAAATTTAATGTCAAGGATAAACGCCCAAGAAGAGGACGTAATCCCCAAACAGGCGACGAGCTTATCCTGGATGCGAGAAGGGTAATCACCTTTAAGCCTTCTGGTATTCTCCGAAACAAGATCAACGGATAA
- a CDS encoding ParB N-terminal domain-containing protein — MPCYRQVRLQDIHLTDRTYTLNPFSQEPDESLLQSIRSVGILHPPLLLEKQDASFTILSGRRRIAAYLQICNTQEQKKEEGHDHITALTLTLSRNGETPKNQHHLLTTLLQHQLLGGSLTVIEQAVFFQKAMLLALEEQDVLALLPLLGLKAKPHIPKELLALLDLAPTVQLGLHKGIIAQRSGKKLSRFSPEDQELLAQVIDEYQLGGSKQQKVIDRFVQLTQREKLPIQVLLTRWRKGEKDKQLNGPQRTNSLLRWLDRECQPRLTQAEDEFRRFCCQLQLPAGVRLDHSLSFEEEQITLSLDFRGKEELIRIWPQLEALLRQE, encoded by the coding sequence ATGCCCTGCTATCGTCAGGTGAGGCTTCAGGATATTCATCTGACTGACAGGACGTATACCCTCAATCCTTTTTCCCAAGAACCGGACGAAAGTTTATTACAAAGTATACGCAGCGTGGGGATACTCCACCCTCCACTTTTATTAGAAAAACAGGATGCTAGCTTTACTATACTCTCAGGGAGGAGACGGATAGCGGCCTACCTTCAAATATGCAACACCCAGGAGCAGAAAAAAGAGGAAGGCCATGACCATATCACAGCCCTTACCCTCACCCTAAGCAGAAACGGGGAAACACCGAAGAACCAGCACCACCTGTTGACGACCTTGTTACAGCATCAGCTGCTTGGCGGAAGCTTGACAGTCATTGAGCAGGCAGTCTTTTTCCAGAAAGCTATGCTGCTGGCCCTTGAGGAGCAGGACGTACTGGCCTTGCTTCCCCTGCTTGGCCTGAAAGCGAAGCCGCACATCCCCAAAGAGCTTCTCGCCCTGCTTGACTTGGCCCCGACTGTTCAGCTGGGCTTACATAAAGGGATTATTGCACAACGATCAGGAAAAAAACTTTCTCGTTTTTCACCGGAGGATCAAGAACTACTCGCTCAAGTCATTGATGAATATCAGCTTGGCGGCTCAAAACAGCAAAAGGTGATAGATCGCTTTGTTCAACTGACTCAACGTGAGAAGCTCCCGATCCAAGTGCTGCTTACTCGTTGGCGGAAAGGAGAAAAAGATAAACAGCTGAATGGGCCACAACGAACAAATTCTCTTTTGCGTTGGCTTGATCGAGAATGTCAACCAAGGCTTACCCAAGCTGAGGATGAATTTAGGCGATTCTGCTGTCAGCTCCAGTTGCCTGCTGGAGTCCGACTTGATCACAGTCTGTCCTTTGAAGAGGAGCAGATAACATTGAGCTTGGATTTCAGGGGGAAAGAAGAGTTGATCAGGATTTGGCCGCAGTTAGAGGCTCTGCTCAGGCAGGAGTAA
- the ribD gene encoding bifunctional diaminohydroxyphosphoribosylaminopyrimidine deaminase/5-amino-6-(5-phosphoribosylamino)uracil reductase RibD: MADSNPVASGGADFLQSQGILVKLGVLEQECRQLNYPFLKHSATGLPWVVMKAGMSLDGKINRRQGKGGAITGPDSKKKVHQLRNQLDALLIGSGTALIDDPSLTTRLAQGSGRDPLRVILDSQLRLPSDARMLTQQSSAATWIFCDHEASEQKQKELEQAGAIIYRGDRDQNGGLDLAQVLRRLGQADITSVLVEGGAAVHGSFLKKSLVDQVYLFTAPYFIGELGTSVLSGYSIGEEEVPLLLRQQTTESVGRDILLQGLLH, from the coding sequence ATGGCCGATTCCAATCCTGTTGCCTCAGGAGGTGCTGATTTTCTCCAATCTCAAGGCATTTTAGTAAAGTTGGGGGTTCTTGAGCAGGAGTGCCGACAGCTTAATTACCCCTTTCTCAAACATTCTGCCACTGGTCTTCCCTGGGTTGTGATGAAGGCGGGCATGAGCCTGGACGGAAAAATCAACCGCAGACAGGGGAAAGGCGGGGCCATCACTGGACCGGACTCGAAGAAAAAAGTGCATCAACTACGGAATCAGTTGGATGCTCTCCTTATAGGCAGTGGCACGGCCCTTATTGATGATCCTTCATTGACTACCCGGCTGGCGCAAGGGAGCGGGCGCGACCCCCTCCGGGTAATCTTGGATAGCCAACTTCGGCTCCCTTCGGATGCCCGCATGCTGACCCAGCAATCATCAGCAGCAACCTGGATATTCTGTGATCACGAAGCCTCTGAGCAAAAACAGAAGGAGCTGGAACAGGCCGGGGCAATCATTTACAGAGGAGATAGAGATCAAAATGGCGGGCTTGATCTTGCTCAGGTCCTGCGCCGGTTAGGGCAGGCCGATATTACCTCTGTCTTGGTGGAAGGAGGGGCTGCTGTCCATGGTTCATTTCTCAAGAAAAGCCTGGTGGATCAAGTCTATCTCTTTACAGCGCCGTACTTCATCGGAGAGCTGGGCACATCAGTGCTTAGCGGCTATAGCATTGGAGAAGAAGAGGTTCCGCTTCTTTTGAGACAACAAACAACAGAAAGCGTTGGCCGAGACATCTTGCTGCAGGGCCTGCTGCACTGA
- a CDS encoding bifunctional diaminohydroxyphosphoribosylaminopyrimidine deaminase/5-amino-6-(5-phosphoribosylamino)uracil reductase RibD: MSSDSAYMRLALKEAEKGLGRTAPNPCVGAVIVRDDQIIGLGHHRRAGSPHAEVNAIADALGKGKSCQGATIYVTLEPCNHTGKTPLYSGYPHRRAQSGGHRDGRFQSCCLRRC, translated from the coding sequence ATGAGCTCTGATAGCGCATACATGCGTCTCGCCCTTAAGGAGGCGGAAAAGGGATTAGGGCGAACAGCTCCTAATCCCTGCGTTGGGGCCGTCATTGTCAGAGATGATCAGATCATAGGGCTGGGTCATCATCGACGGGCAGGTAGCCCGCATGCCGAGGTCAACGCCATTGCAGATGCCCTTGGCAAGGGCAAGAGCTGTCAAGGGGCGACCATCTATGTGACTCTGGAACCCTGCAATCATACTGGAAAGACCCCCCTGTACTCAGGCTATCCTCACCGCAGGGCTCAGTCGGGTGGTCATCGGGATGGCCGATTCCAATCCTGTTGCCTCAGGAGGTGCTGA